The following are from one region of the Shinella sp. PSBB067 genome:
- a CDS encoding DUF4041 domain-containing protein — MTSPYVALGIALVILAMPFILVFFIVKAVREKRKRLSLEQAIHDLETKFMDSQSMAESASSAARAKLMDTRTAAERAVALGRSLEAEKQALTASLKGMEERFKPVLDLEAECRSIKAQIEDWKTKLAELRASYADKKAVFDRLVKEVAVFDEKLAFAEMGVYEPHFEYNDSEEYKRNIEVVRAAQKAMISDKSAVVCPTQWHVEGSLAKGKVMTNRNIKLTLRAFNNECEAAIANTRWNNVNAMEKRIANAFTQINSLNESNHVSITLDYVKLKFQELFLTHEYREKLKAEREERAEMARAAKEEQKLIRDMERAEEEEARYKRLLDKAKAEAESAIGPKLDAFNSQIEMLERDLAEAHAKFERAQAMAERTRSGYVYIISNVGSFGDDVVGLTRRLDPADRVRELGDASVPFIFDTHAIIYSDDAPALERALHTEFEAARVNAQNYRKEFFRAKLDDVEAAVKRLSSDRRRAHFSSCVSGGTAAAAPAVTDAAAMPERPEMNLRRVVSIYAAS, encoded by the coding sequence GTGACTTCACCTTACGTTGCTTTGGGGATTGCACTCGTCATTTTGGCGATGCCATTCATTCTTGTTTTCTTTATCGTCAAAGCCGTTCGTGAGAAGCGCAAGCGGCTTTCTCTCGAACAGGCCATCCATGACTTGGAGACGAAATTCATGGATAGCCAATCCATGGCCGAAAGCGCCTCATCTGCAGCGAGAGCAAAACTCATGGACACCCGGACGGCAGCGGAAAGGGCTGTCGCCCTCGGTCGGTCGCTGGAAGCAGAAAAGCAGGCTCTGACCGCGAGCCTCAAAGGAATGGAGGAGCGTTTTAAACCGGTTCTGGATCTCGAAGCGGAATGCAGGTCGATTAAGGCCCAAATCGAAGACTGGAAAACGAAGTTGGCCGAGCTTCGAGCCTCCTATGCCGACAAGAAGGCCGTATTTGACCGTCTCGTAAAGGAGGTTGCTGTTTTCGACGAGAAATTAGCCTTCGCGGAAATGGGCGTATATGAGCCACACTTCGAGTACAACGACAGCGAGGAATATAAGCGCAATATCGAGGTGGTGCGCGCCGCTCAAAAGGCGATGATTTCCGACAAGTCCGCGGTGGTTTGCCCGACGCAATGGCACGTCGAGGGCAGCCTTGCCAAAGGCAAAGTGATGACGAACCGTAACATCAAACTCACGCTCAGAGCTTTCAATAATGAGTGCGAGGCTGCTATTGCGAATACGCGGTGGAATAACGTCAACGCGATGGAAAAGCGCATCGCCAATGCCTTCACCCAAATCAACAGCCTCAACGAGTCCAATCATGTCAGCATCACGCTCGACTATGTGAAGCTGAAATTCCAAGAGCTGTTCCTTACGCATGAGTATCGGGAAAAACTCAAGGCTGAACGCGAAGAGCGGGCGGAGATGGCTCGGGCTGCGAAGGAGGAACAAAAGCTCATCCGCGACATGGAGCGGGCAGAAGAAGAGGAAGCTCGCTACAAGCGCCTGCTCGATAAGGCCAAGGCCGAAGCGGAAAGCGCCATCGGGCCGAAACTAGATGCATTCAATTCACAGATCGAAATGCTGGAACGGGACCTCGCAGAGGCCCATGCAAAATTCGAGCGCGCCCAGGCTATGGCCGAGCGGACCCGTTCGGGATACGTCTACATCATTTCAAACGTCGGTTCCTTCGGAGATGACGTTGTCGGCCTGACCCGCCGCCTCGATCCCGCCGACCGCGTGCGGGAGCTAGGGGATGCGAGCGTACCCTTCATCTTCGATACTCACGCCATAATCTATAGCGACGACGCGCCGGCTCTCGAAAGAGCCCTCCATACTGAGTTTGAGGCTGCCCGCGTGAACGCGCAGAACTACCGAAAAGAATTCTTCCGCGCGAAGCTGGATGACGTTGAAGCCGCGGTTAAACGGCTCAGCTCCGACAGGAGGCGTGCGCACTTCTCTTCCTGCGTCTCAGGCGGTACGGCTGCGGCGGCTCCGGCGGTCACCGATGCGGCGGCAATGCCAGAAAGGCCGGAAATGAATTTGCGGCGGGTCGTTTCCATCTATGCGGCCTCCTGA
- a CDS encoding Fic family protein yields MITKSYDLSEAVHYHTAAFPPGSLDYEVLLGPLEEAAASLARYDAKMASMVNSELFLAPLRRQDAVSSSRMEGTISTIEELYRLEAEEDAGAPDPYKEARNDDIETFLYSRALRNAQQALAEGAPLSEHLIRTAHQQLLFVGRGARKRPGTYKVEQNYIGDDRRGKIYYIPIAPEQLPLAMGELVKFINESKMRPLIRTALTHVEFEALHPFEDGNGRIGRMLITLMLWKLGIISQPNFFVSGYFEAHKDEYIEKMRAVSADGDWTGWTVFFLQAMHAQATVNIQTADSIFALHSEMRERFREALNSQFHDQALDFVFASPVFRNDRFVERSGIPASSARALSRRLVEVGLLRTIEPAAGRRAALYAFDPLLDLLKV; encoded by the coding sequence ATGATCACCAAATCCTACGACCTATCGGAAGCCGTTCACTACCATACGGCGGCGTTCCCTCCTGGGTCTCTCGACTACGAAGTATTGCTCGGCCCATTAGAGGAGGCGGCAGCGTCACTGGCCCGCTATGACGCGAAGATGGCGAGTATGGTGAACAGCGAGCTATTTCTAGCACCACTACGCCGCCAGGACGCCGTAAGTTCATCAAGGATGGAGGGAACAATCTCCACCATTGAGGAACTATATCGCCTTGAAGCAGAGGAGGACGCTGGCGCGCCTGATCCGTACAAGGAAGCCCGGAACGACGATATCGAGACCTTCCTGTATTCGCGTGCACTGCGCAACGCACAACAGGCGTTGGCGGAAGGCGCACCGCTGAGCGAGCACTTAATCAGAACAGCACATCAGCAATTGCTTTTCGTTGGACGAGGTGCCCGTAAACGTCCAGGCACCTACAAGGTTGAGCAAAACTATATCGGTGATGACCGACGAGGAAAGATCTACTACATACCGATAGCTCCAGAACAACTCCCCCTTGCTATGGGTGAGTTGGTCAAATTCATAAACGAAAGCAAAATGCGCCCCCTCATCCGCACGGCTCTAACGCATGTGGAATTTGAGGCTCTTCATCCATTTGAAGATGGCAACGGCCGAATTGGGCGTATGCTCATTACCTTAATGCTCTGGAAGTTGGGGATCATCAGCCAGCCCAACTTCTTCGTCTCCGGATACTTCGAAGCTCACAAGGATGAATACATAGAAAAAATGCGAGCCGTTTCTGCTGACGGGGACTGGACGGGATGGACCGTATTTTTCCTTCAAGCCATGCACGCGCAAGCCACTGTCAACATTCAGACAGCGGACAGTATCTTCGCTCTGCACAGTGAAATGCGGGAACGCTTCCGGGAAGCCCTAAATTCCCAATTTCACGACCAAGCCTTGGATTTCGTTTTCGCAAGCCCTGTCTTTCGGAATGACCGATTTGTTGAACGGTCAGGCATTCCAGCTTCCTCAGCCCGTGCACTATCACGCCGGCTAGTCGAGGTAGGCTTGCTCCGCACTATCGAACCAGCAGCAGGACGGCGAGCGGCACTCTATGCCTTCGACCCCCTGCTCGACCTCTTGAAAGTCTAA
- a CDS encoding helix-turn-helix domain-containing protein, which yields MTKIADLKKKLMDNPEFRQEYEKADAEFRLIETLVHARTKAKLSQAELAKRIGTTQSAIARLEGGGVSPSLSTLRRYAEATGAKLEINLVTP from the coding sequence ATGACGAAGATTGCAGACCTCAAGAAGAAGCTGATGGACAATCCGGAATTCCGGCAGGAATACGAGAAGGCGGACGCGGAATTCCGGCTTATCGAAACCCTCGTCCATGCCCGGACGAAGGCGAAGCTCTCCCAGGCCGAGCTTGCAAAGCGCATCGGCACGACGCAATCGGCCATCGCCCGGCTGGAAGGCGGCGGCGTTTCCCCTTCCCTCTCCACCCTGCGCCGTTATGCCGAGGCCACTGGAGCCAAGCTCGAAATCAACCTCGTAACACCCTGA
- a CDS encoding type II toxin-antitoxin system RelE/ParE family toxin, protein MEAVENVGLEQLREPHIKHLEGKLWELRAKASEGIARGIYVTVTGRRVVILHVFVKKSQKTPKAALDIARARMKEVKP, encoded by the coding sequence ATGGAAGCGGTCGAGAACGTTGGCCTGGAGCAGTTGCGGGAGCCGCATATCAAACATCTCGAAGGCAAGCTTTGGGAGCTGCGCGCCAAGGCTTCCGAAGGTATCGCACGCGGCATTTACGTGACCGTCACTGGACGGCGAGTGGTCATCCTGCATGTCTTCGTGAAGAAGTCGCAGAAGACCCCGAAAGCCGCCCTAGATATTGCGAGAGCGCGGATGAAAGAGGTGAAGCCATGA
- a CDS encoding TIGR02300 family protein — MAKPELGTKRIDPETGKKFYDLNRDPIVSPYTGKSYPLSFFEETSAAAVLEKDEDEDVSEVDTENTEVELVSLEDADEDASGGDDLPDLGDDDVEIDGDDDDTFLEQDEDDDDDDMTGLIGVTGDEDEA; from the coding sequence GTGGCAAAACCGGAACTCGGAACCAAACGCATCGATCCGGAAACGGGCAAGAAGTTCTACGACCTGAACCGCGACCCGATCGTTTCTCCCTATACGGGCAAGTCCTACCCGCTCTCCTTCTTCGAGGAGACTTCCGCGGCCGCCGTCCTGGAAAAGGATGAGGACGAGGACGTCAGCGAAGTCGATACGGAGAACACGGAAGTCGAACTCGTCTCGCTCGAGGATGCCGACGAGGATGCATCCGGCGGCGACGACCTGCCGGATCTCGGCGACGACGACGTGGAGATCGACGGCGACGACGACGACACGTTCCTGGAGCAGGACGAAGACGACGACGATGACGACATGACCGGCCTCATCGGCGTCACGGGTGACGAAGACGAAGCTTAA
- the aroA gene encoding 3-phosphoshikimate 1-carboxyvinyltransferase: protein MSHGASARPATARKSSGLSGTVRIPGDKSISHRAFMFGGLASGQTRITGLLEGEDVINTGKAMQAMGAKIRKEGDTWIIDGVGNGALLAPQAPLDFGNAGTGCRLTMGLVGVYDFDSTFIGDASLTKRPMGRVLNPLREMGVQVTSADGDRLPVTLRGPKTPTPITYRVPMASAQVKSAVLLAGLNTPGITTVIEPIMTRDHTEKMLQGFGANLTVDTDADGVRTIRLEGRGKLTGQVIDVPGDPSSTAFPLVAALLVPGSDVTILNVLMNPTRTGLILTLQEMGADIEILNARLAGGEDMADLRVRSSALKGVNVPEDRAPSMIDEYPVLAVAAAFAEGTTVMNGLEELRVKESDRLSAVANGLKLNGVDCDEGEASLVVRGRPDGKGLGNASGAAVATYLDHRIAMSFLVMGLVSENPVTVDDATMIATSFPEFMDLMTGLGAKIELHDTKAA, encoded by the coding sequence ATGTCGCACGGCGCCAGCGCACGGCCCGCAACCGCCCGCAAATCCTCCGGCCTTTCCGGAACCGTCCGCATCCCCGGCGACAAGTCGATCTCCCACCGCGCCTTCATGTTCGGCGGCCTTGCGAGCGGCCAGACGCGCATCACCGGCCTGCTCGAAGGCGAGGACGTCATCAATACGGGCAAGGCCATGCAGGCCATGGGCGCGAAGATCCGCAAGGAGGGCGACACCTGGATCATCGACGGCGTCGGCAACGGCGCGCTGCTGGCGCCGCAGGCGCCGCTCGATTTCGGCAATGCCGGCACCGGCTGCCGCCTGACGATGGGTCTCGTCGGCGTCTACGATTTCGACAGCACTTTCATCGGCGATGCTTCGCTCACCAAGCGCCCGATGGGCCGCGTGCTGAACCCGCTGCGCGAAATGGGCGTGCAGGTGACGTCCGCTGACGGAGATCGCCTGCCCGTCACCTTGCGCGGACCGAAGACGCCGACGCCGATCACCTATCGCGTGCCGATGGCCTCCGCCCAGGTGAAGTCCGCCGTCCTGCTCGCCGGCCTCAACACGCCCGGCATCACCACCGTCATCGAGCCGATCATGACGCGCGACCATACGGAAAAGATGCTGCAGGGTTTTGGCGCGAATCTCACCGTGGATACGGATGCCGACGGCGTGCGCACCATCCGGCTCGAAGGCCGCGGCAAGCTGACGGGCCAGGTCATCGACGTGCCGGGCGACCCGTCCTCGACGGCCTTCCCGCTGGTCGCGGCGCTGCTCGTGCCGGGCTCTGACGTGACCATCCTCAACGTGCTGATGAACCCGACCCGCACCGGCCTCATCCTGACGCTGCAGGAAATGGGCGCGGATATCGAGATCCTGAACGCGCGCCTTGCCGGTGGCGAGGACATGGCGGACCTGCGTGTCCGCTCCTCCGCGCTGAAGGGCGTGAACGTGCCGGAAGACCGCGCGCCGTCGATGATCGACGAATATCCGGTGCTCGCCGTCGCGGCCGCCTTCGCCGAAGGCACGACCGTCATGAACGGTCTGGAAGAGCTGCGCGTCAAGGAAAGCGACCGTCTCTCCGCCGTCGCCAATGGCCTCAAGCTGAACGGCGTCGATTGTGACGAGGGCGAAGCCTCGCTCGTCGTGCGCGGCCGCCCGGACGGCAAGGGCCTCGGCAATGCGTCGGGTGCGGCCGTTGCGACCTATCTCGACCACCGTATCGCCATGAGCTTCCTCGTCATGGGCCTCGTCTCGGAGAACCCGGTGACGGTGGACGACGCGACGATGATCGCCACCAGCTTCCCCGAATTCATGGACCTCATGACCGGCCTCGGCGCGAAGATCGAGCTTCACGACACGAAGGCCGCCTGA
- the cmk gene encoding (d)CMP kinase produces MTFTIAIDGPAAAGKGTLSRRIAEEYGFHHLDTGLTYRATAKALLDRGLPLDDEAVAADVAKHLDLGGLDRSVLSAHAIGEAASKIAVMPAVRRALVEAQRGFAAREPGTVLDGRDIGTVVCPDAPVKLYVTASAEVRARRRHDEIIAGGGVADYDTILDDIRRRDERDMGRADSPLKPADDAHLLDTSEMSIEAAFSAAKSFIDAALKHQ; encoded by the coding sequence ATGACCTTCACCATCGCCATCGACGGTCCCGCCGCCGCCGGCAAGGGCACGCTCTCCCGCCGCATCGCGGAGGAATACGGCTTCCATCATCTCGATACGGGGCTGACCTACCGGGCAACGGCGAAGGCATTGCTGGATCGCGGCCTGCCGCTCGATGACGAGGCGGTGGCGGCCGATGTCGCGAAGCATCTCGATCTCGGCGGGCTCGACCGCTCCGTGCTGTCGGCCCATGCCATCGGCGAGGCGGCCTCGAAGATCGCGGTCATGCCTGCGGTGCGCCGGGCGCTGGTCGAGGCGCAGCGGGGCTTTGCGGCGCGCGAGCCGGGCACGGTGCTCGACGGGCGCGATATCGGCACGGTCGTCTGCCCGGATGCGCCGGTGAAGCTCTATGTCACGGCCTCCGCCGAAGTGCGCGCCAGGCGCCGCCACGACGAGATTATCGCCGGCGGCGGGGTGGCCGATTACGATACGATCCTCGACGATATCCGCCGCCGCGACGAGCGCGACATGGGCCGGGCGGACAGTCCGCTGAAGCCGGCTGACGATGCGCACTTGCTCGATACCTCGGAAATGAGTATAGAGGCGGCGTTTTCCGCTGCAAAGTCGTTCATCGACGCTGCGCTTAAGCACCAGTAA
- the rpsA gene encoding 30S ribosomal protein S1 produces the protein MSQANPTREDFAALLQESFATNDLAEGYVAKGIVTAIEKDVAIVDVGLKVEGRVPLKEFGAKSKDGTLKVGDEVEVYVERIENALGEAVLSREKARREESWAKLEVKFEAGERVEGVIFNQVKGGFTVDLDGAVAFLPRSQVDIRPIRDVTPLMHNPQPFEILKMDKRRGNIVVSRRTVLEESRAEQRSEIVQNLEEGQVVDGVVKNITDYGAFVDLGGIDGLLHVTDMAWRRVNHPSEILSIGQQVKVQIIRINQETHRISLGMKQLESDPWDGIGTKYPVGKKISGTVTNITDYGAFVELEPGIEGLIHISEMSWTKKNVHPGKILSTSQEVDVVVLEVDPTKRRISLGLKQTLENPWQAFAHSHPAGTEVEGEVKNKTEFGLFIGLDGDVDGMVHLSDLDWNRPGEQVIEEFNKGDVVKAVVLDVDVDKERISLGIKQLGRDAVGEAAASGDLRKNAVVSAEVIAVNDGGIEVRLVNHEDITAFIRRGDLSRDRDEQRPERFSVGQTVDARVLNFSKKDRKIQLSIKALEIAEEKEAVAQFGSSDSGASLGDILGAALKNRNNAE, from the coding sequence ATGTCTCAAGCAAACCCCACGCGCGAAGATTTCGCAGCCCTTCTGCAGGAATCCTTTGCCACGAACGATCTCGCCGAAGGCTATGTCGCCAAGGGCATCGTTACCGCGATCGAAAAGGACGTCGCCATCGTCGACGTCGGCCTCAAGGTTGAAGGTCGCGTTCCGCTGAAGGAATTCGGCGCCAAGTCCAAGGACGGCACGCTGAAGGTCGGTGACGAAGTCGAAGTCTATGTCGAGCGCATCGAAAACGCGCTTGGTGAAGCCGTTCTGTCGCGCGAAAAGGCTCGCCGCGAAGAGAGCTGGGCCAAGCTCGAAGTCAAGTTCGAAGCCGGCGAGCGCGTCGAAGGCGTCATCTTCAACCAGGTCAAGGGTGGCTTCACCGTCGATCTCGACGGCGCCGTCGCCTTCCTGCCGCGTTCGCAGGTCGACATCCGTCCGATCCGCGACGTCACGCCGCTCATGCACAACCCGCAGCCCTTCGAAATCCTCAAGATGGACAAGCGCCGCGGCAACATCGTCGTTTCGCGCCGCACGGTTCTCGAAGAGTCGCGCGCCGAGCAGCGTTCTGAAATCGTCCAGAACCTCGAAGAAGGCCAGGTTGTCGATGGCGTCGTCAAGAACATCACCGATTACGGTGCGTTCGTCGACCTCGGCGGCATCGACGGCCTGCTGCACGTCACCGACATGGCCTGGCGCCGCGTCAACCATCCGTCGGAGATCCTGTCCATCGGCCAGCAGGTCAAGGTTCAGATCATCCGCATCAACCAGGAAACCCACCGCATCTCGCTCGGCATGAAGCAGCTCGAGTCGGATCCGTGGGATGGCATCGGCACGAAGTACCCGGTCGGCAAGAAGATCTCCGGCACCGTCACGAACATCACCGACTACGGTGCGTTCGTCGAGCTGGAGCCGGGCATCGAAGGCCTGATCCACATCTCCGAAATGTCCTGGACCAAGAAGAACGTGCACCCCGGCAAGATCCTGTCCACGAGCCAGGAAGTCGACGTCGTCGTTCTCGAAGTCGACCCGACGAAGCGCCGCATCTCGCTCGGTCTCAAGCAGACCCTCGAGAACCCGTGGCAGGCCTTCGCGCACAGCCACCCGGCTGGCACGGAAGTCGAAGGCGAAGTCAAGAACAAGACCGAATTCGGCCTGTTCATCGGCCTCGACGGCGACGTGGACGGCATGGTGCACCTCTCCGACCTCGACTGGAACCGTCCGGGCGAGCAGGTCATCGAGGAGTTCAACAAGGGCGACGTCGTCAAGGCTGTCGTTCTCGATGTGGACGTCGACAAGGAGCGCATCTCGCTCGGCATCAAGCAGCTCGGCCGCGATGCGGTCGGCGAAGCTGCCGCTTCGGGTGACCTCCGCAAGAACGCCGTCGTTTCGGCTGAAGTCATCGCGGTCAACGATGGCGGCATCGAAGTGAGGCTCGTCAACCACGAGGACATCACCGCGTTCATCCGTCGCGGCGACCTGTCGCGTGACCGTGACGAACAGCGTCCGGAGCGTTTCTCGGTCGGCCAGACCGTCGACGCCCGCGTCCTGAACTTCTCGAAGAAGGATCGCAAGATCCAGCTTTCGATCAAGGCGCTGGAAATCGCCGAAGAGAAGGAAGCCGTCGCACAGTTCGGTTCGTCCGACTCGGGCGCTTCGCTCGGCGACATCCTCGGCGCGGCTCTGAAGAACCGCAACAACGCCGAGTAA
- a CDS encoding nicotinate phosphoribosyltransferase, with protein MNLTNLILNTDSYKLSHYLQYPPETHAISSYIEARGHSDRAEVLFFGLQMFLKEYLSRPVTMKDIDEAEGIVTAHGLPFNREGWTHIVQRHGGYLPLLIEALPEGTLVRRGVPVAQVVNTDPACFWLTSYIETALLRAIWYPSTVASNSRKVKQVIQPILEKTCDDPAAVLPFRLHDFGARGTTSFEQAGIGGAAHLVNFMGTDTVTGVLYARRYYGADMAGFSIPASEHSTMTSWGQDREADAYGNMIDRFGGKGLYAVVSDSYDINNAVSEIWGKQLKDRVQAAGGTLVVRPDSGDPVETPVQVVRQLAYAFGTHLNGKGYKVLDDSVRVIQGDGISSADIGLILGRLEAFGFSAENIAFGMGAGLLQRVNRDTYSFAMKANARQDAAGAWHDVYKRPATMNLKASKAGRQAVVENYIGLEAARVDQLAGRQNLLQPVWRDGRLLVDWSFDEVRARAA; from the coding sequence ATGAACCTCACCAACCTCATCCTCAATACGGACAGCTACAAGCTGAGCCACTACCTGCAATATCCGCCGGAAACGCACGCGATTTCCTCCTATATCGAGGCGCGCGGCCATTCCGACCGCGCGGAAGTGCTGTTCTTCGGCCTCCAGATGTTCCTCAAGGAATATCTGTCCAGGCCGGTGACGATGAAGGACATCGACGAGGCCGAGGGGATCGTGACGGCGCATGGCCTGCCGTTCAACCGCGAAGGCTGGACGCATATCGTGCAGCGGCACGGCGGCTACCTGCCGCTCCTCATCGAGGCGCTGCCGGAAGGCACGCTGGTGCGCCGCGGCGTGCCGGTCGCCCAGGTGGTCAACACGGACCCGGCCTGCTTCTGGCTGACCTCCTATATCGAGACGGCGCTGTTGCGCGCCATCTGGTATCCGAGCACGGTCGCCTCGAATTCGCGCAAGGTGAAGCAGGTCATCCAGCCGATCCTGGAGAAGACCTGTGACGACCCGGCCGCCGTCCTGCCCTTCCGCCTGCACGATTTCGGCGCGCGCGGAACGACGAGCTTCGAGCAGGCGGGCATCGGCGGGGCGGCCCATCTCGTCAATTTCATGGGCACGGACACCGTGACCGGCGTGCTCTACGCCCGCCGCTACTACGGCGCGGACATGGCCGGCTTCTCGATCCCGGCGTCCGAGCATTCCACGATGACCTCCTGGGGCCAGGACCGCGAGGCGGACGCGTACGGCAACATGATCGACCGGTTCGGCGGCAAGGGCCTCTATGCCGTCGTCTCCGACAGCTACGACATCAACAATGCCGTCTCTGAAATCTGGGGCAAGCAGCTCAAGGACCGCGTGCAGGCCGCCGGCGGCACGCTCGTCGTCCGGCCGGACAGCGGTGATCCCGTGGAAACGCCGGTGCAGGTGGTGCGCCAGCTCGCCTATGCCTTCGGCACCCATCTCAACGGCAAGGGATACAAGGTGCTCGACGACAGCGTGCGCGTCATCCAGGGCGACGGCATCTCGTCGGCCGACATCGGCCTCATTCTCGGCCGCCTGGAAGCCTTCGGCTTCTCGGCGGAGAACATCGCCTTCGGCATGGGCGCGGGGCTCCTGCAGCGCGTCAACCGCGATACCTATTCCTTCGCCATGAAGGCGAATGCCCGGCAGGATGCCGCCGGCGCCTGGCACGACGTCTACAAGCGCCCGGCGACGATGAACCTCAAGGCCTCCAAGGCCGGCCGCCAGGCGGTGGTCGAAAACTATATCGGCCTCGAGGCGGCGCGCGTCGACCAGCTTGCCGGCCGGCAGAACCTGCTGCAGCCGGTCTGGCGCGACGGCAGGCTGCTCGTCGACTGGTCGTTCGACGAGGTGCGCGCCCGCGCCGCCTGA
- a CDS encoding DUF6665 family protein: MTVRPPQALAPSFSKETGLNILEYELMSERADSLGRHGLKVEKALALLAERLAAGCGETEREDLLDDAADKVWAFFIQREMCGLRSQKDAVRRYGIPPAVIARLGIVRRKP, from the coding sequence ATGACGGTTCGTCCGCCGCAGGCGCTCGCTCCTTCCTTCTCGAAGGAAACGGGCCTCAATATCCTCGAATATGAACTGATGTCCGAGCGGGCGGATTCGCTCGGCCGGCACGGGCTGAAGGTGGAAAAGGCGCTGGCGCTGCTTGCCGAGCGCCTCGCCGCCGGCTGCGGCGAGACCGAGCGGGAAGACCTCCTCGACGACGCGGCCGACAAGGTCTGGGCCTTCTTCATCCAGCGGGAAATGTGCGGCCTGCGCAGCCAGAAGGATGCGGTCCGCCGCTACGGCATCCCGCCGGCGGTCATCGCGCGGCTCGGTATCGTGCGGCGCAAGCCGTAG
- a CDS encoding DUF817 domain-containing protein, which yields MENGRQHQTGPTLEPLRRLIRARLETLPPGLAEFILFGLKQAWACLFGGLMLGLIILTKLAWQPDWPIHRYDALFAMALVIQVTFLALKMETFEEAKVILIYHLVGTAMEIFKVHMGSWAYPEEAVIRIAGVPLFSGFMYASVGSYMARAIRIFDMRFTHYPPFWTTALLAAAIYANFYMHHFLPDIRLVLFAATVLLFGRVRIHYTVEQKPRWMPLVVAAFLTSIFLWIAENIGTATGVWLYPGQQTWHMVPFTKLGSWYLLLYVSFVLVTIVCRPQPPKAPSNPAGTGLTPG from the coding sequence GTGGAGAACGGCCGGCAACACCAGACCGGACCGACGCTGGAGCCGCTTCGCCGGCTGATCCGCGCCCGGCTGGAAACGCTTCCCCCCGGTCTTGCGGAATTCATCCTGTTCGGCCTGAAGCAGGCCTGGGCCTGCCTCTTCGGCGGGCTCATGCTCGGCCTCATCATCCTCACCAAGCTGGCCTGGCAGCCGGACTGGCCGATCCATCGCTACGACGCGCTGTTCGCGATGGCGCTCGTCATCCAGGTGACGTTCCTGGCGCTGAAGATGGAGACCTTCGAGGAAGCGAAGGTCATCCTGATCTACCACCTCGTCGGCACCGCGATGGAGATCTTCAAGGTGCATATGGGCTCCTGGGCCTATCCGGAGGAGGCCGTCATCCGCATCGCCGGCGTGCCGCTCTTTTCCGGCTTCATGTACGCCTCCGTCGGCAGCTACATGGCGCGTGCCATCCGCATCTTCGACATGCGCTTCACGCACTATCCGCCGTTCTGGACGACGGCGCTGCTGGCGGCCGCGATCTATGCCAACTTCTACATGCACCACTTCCTTCCCGACATCCGCCTCGTCCTCTTTGCGGCGACTGTGCTGCTCTTCGGGCGCGTGCGCATCCATTATACCGTGGAGCAAAAGCCGCGCTGGATGCCGCTGGTGGTGGCCGCCTTCCTCACCAGCATCTTCCTCTGGATCGCGGAGAACATCGGCACGGCGACGGGTGTCTGGCTCTATCCGGGCCAGCAGACATGGCACATGGTGCCCTTCACCAAGCTCGGCTCGTGGTATCTGCTGCTCTATGTCAGCTTCGTGCTCGTGACGATCGTCTGCCGGCCGCAGCCGCCGAAGGCACCGTCAAATCCGGCAGGCACAGGCTTAACGCCCGGTTAA
- a CDS encoding ribonuclease D: MASAIRYHEGDIPAADAARYTGAIAIDTETLGLIPRRDRLCVVQLSPGDGTADVIRIAAGQKDAPNLTAMLADPARQKIFHYGRFDIAVLFHTFGVTTTPVFCTKIASRLTRTYTDRHGLKDNLKEMLEVDISKQQQSSDWAAETLSPAQLEYAASDVLHLHALRDKLMARLVRDGRLDHAEACFAFLPTRAKLDLLGWEETDIFAHS, encoded by the coding sequence ATGGCAAGTGCAATCCGGTATCACGAAGGCGACATCCCGGCGGCGGACGCTGCCCGCTATACCGGCGCGATCGCCATCGACACCGAGACGCTCGGCCTGATCCCGCGCCGCGACCGGCTCTGCGTCGTGCAGCTTTCGCCGGGCGACGGCACCGCCGACGTGATCCGCATCGCCGCCGGCCAGAAGGACGCGCCGAACCTTACCGCCATGCTGGCGGACCCGGCCCGCCAGAAGATCTTCCACTACGGCCGCTTCGACATCGCCGTGCTGTTCCACACCTTCGGCGTCACCACCACGCCGGTCTTCTGCACCAAGATCGCCTCGCGCCTGACGCGGACCTATACCGACCGGCACGGCCTCAAGGACAATCTCAAGGAAATGCTCGAGGTCGACATTTCCAAGCAGCAGCAGTCCTCGGACTGGGCGGCGGAGACCCTCTCGCCGGCGCAGCTCGAATATGCCGCCTCGGACGTCCTGCATCTGCACGCCCTGCGCGACAAGCTCATGGCCCGCCTCGTGCGCGACGGCCGGCTCGACCATGCCGAAGCCTGCTTTGCCTTCCTGCCGACGCGCGCCAAGCTCGACCTTCTCGGCTGGGAAGAGACCGACATCTTCGCCCATAGCTGA